Below is a window of Nocardia asteroides DNA.
TAAGGGATGTGTAAGCGTTCCGTTACCTCTGAGCACCCACTACGTCAACGAAGCGGGTGGACAACTGGAGACGTGACTGCACGCCGCAAACCATCACCGCCGCTGGTTTCGGATCGTACGGACGCAGTCTTGACGGAGGCGAAACGACGAAGGGCCACACGCTCAGCTAGCTGGGCGGCCGATCTCATCGACAGCCGACTTTCTTGAAGGCAGAGGCATGACGCAACTTCCTGGCCACAGGTCACCCGGTGCCACCGGGCTCTACGATCCGGCATTCGAGCACGACGCCTGCGGCGTCGCGTTCGTCGCAGACATGCACGGACGACGCAGTCGAGACATCGTCGACAAGGCCATCACCGCCCTTCTGAACCTGGAGCACCGTGGTGCCGCGGGTGCCGAGCCGAACTCCGGCGACGGCGCGGGCATCCTGATCCAGCTTCCGGACAAGTTCTTCCGCGCTGTGGTCGACTTCGAGCTGCCCCCGGTCGGCTCCTACGCCTCCGGTATCGCCTTCCTGCCGCAGTCCCGCCGCGAGGCCTCGCGGGCCGCCTACGGTGTCGAGAAGATCGTCGTCGAAGAGGGCCTGGCCGTGCTCGGCTGGCGTGAGGTGCCGATCGAGGAGTCCTCGCTGGGCGCGCTGGCCCGCGACGCGATGCCCACCTTCCGGCAGCTGTTCATCGGCTCGCCCAAGAACTCCGCCGAGCAGCTCTCCGGCCTGGACCTGGAGCGTCGTGCCTACGTGATCCGCAAGCGGATCGAGCACGAGCTGGGCAAGTCCGGCTCGGGCGAGGGCTCGGTCGGCAAGGAGTCGGTGTACTTCCCGAGCCTGTCCGGCGAGACCTTCATCTACAAGGGCATGTTCACCACGCCGCAACTGCGCGCGTTCTACCTGGACCTGCAGGACGAGCGTGTCGAGTCGGCCATCGGCATCGTGCACTCGCGCTTCTCCACCAACACCTTCCCCTCGTGGCCGCTGGCGCACCCGTTCCGCCGGGTCGCCCACAACGGTGAGATCAACACCGTCACCGGTAACGAGAACTGGATGCGCGCGCGTGAGGCGCTGCTGCGTTCGGACGTGTTCGGCAAGGACGAGGCCGGCAAGAACCGACTACAGAAGATCTTCCCCGTCTGTACGCCGGGTGCGAGTGACACCGCGCGCTTCGACGAGGTGCTGGAACTGCTGCACCTCGGCGGCCGCGACTTGCACCACGCCGTGATGATGATGATTCCCGAGGCCTGGGAACGCAACGAGAACATGGACCCGCAGCTGCGGGCGTTCTACGAGTACCACTCGATGCTGATGGAGCCGTGGGACGGCCCCGCCGCCGTCTGCTTCTCCGACGGCAAGAAGATCGGCGCCGTGCTCGACCGCAACGGCCTGCGCCCCGGTCGCATCTGGGTGACCGAGGACGGCCTGGTCGTGCTCGCCTCCGAGGTCGGCGTGCTCGACATCGACCCGTCGACGGTGATCCAGAAGATCCGCCTGCAGCCGGGCAAGATGTTCCTGGTCGACACCGAGCAGGGCCGCATCCTCACCGACGCCGAGATCAAGGGCGAACTGGCCGCGGCGCAGCCGTACCAGGAGTGGCTGGACGCCGGCGTGAGCCGCCTGGCCGACCTGCCCGACCGCCCGCACGTGCACATGTCGCACGACCGCGTGCTGATCCGTCAGCAGATCTTCGGATACACCACCGAGGACCTGAACCTGCTGATCACGCCGATGGCCAAGACCGGCGGCGAGGCGCTGGGCTCGATGGGCACCGACACCCCGATCGCGGTGCTGTCGAACCGGTCGCGCCTGCTGTTCGACTACTTCTCCCAGCTGTTCGCGCAGGTCACCAACCCGCCGCTGGACGCCATCCGGGAGAAGGTCGTCACCAGCCTCAAGCGCAACATCGGCCCCGAGGCCGACCTGCTGCACCCCGGTCCGGAGTCGTGCAAGCAGATCGCGCTGGAGCAGCCGATCCTGGACAACGACGAGCTGTCCAAGCTCGTCCACATCAACGACGACGGCAGCCACCCCGGCCTGCGCTCGGTGGTCGTGCGCGGTCTGTACCCGGTCGCCGAGGGCGGCGAAGGCCTGCGCAAGGCGCTGGTCGCGATCAACACCCAGGTGTCGGCGGCCATCGACGGTGGCGCGCGGATCATCGTGCTGTCCGACCGCGAGTCCAACGAGAAGCTGGCGCCGATCCCGTCGCTGCTGCTCACCTCCTCGGTGCACCACCACCTGGTGCGCGAGCGCACCCGCACCATGGTCGGCCTGGTCGTCGAGGCCGGTGACGCCCGCGAGGTGCACCACATGGCGATGCTGGTCGGCTTCGGCGCGGCCGCGATCAACCCGTACATGGCCTTCGAGACCATCGAGGACATGCTCGAGCGCGGCTCGCTGGCGATCCCCGGCTCGACCGGTGACCTGGCCGCCGACTACCGCAAGGCCGTCGCGAACTACTGCACCGCGGCCAGCAACGGCGTGCTCAAGGTGATGTCCAAGATGGGCATCTCCACCCTCGCCTCCTACAACGGCGCCCAGCTGTACCAGGTCATCGGCCTGGCGCAGGACCTGGTCGACGAGTACTTCACCGGCCTGCGCTCGCCGCTGGGCGGCATCGGCCTCGACGAGATCGCCGAAGAGGTGGCCATCCGCCACCGCACCGCGTTCCTGGAGAACCGCAACGAGCGCGCGCACCGCGAGCTCGAGGTCGGCGGCGAGTACCAGTGGCGTCGTGAGGGCGAGTACCACCTGTTCAACCCGGACACGGTGTTCAAGCTCCAGCACGCCACCCGCACCGGCCAGTACTCGATCTTCAAGGAGTACACCAAGGCCGTCGACGACCAGTCCGAGCGGCTGGCCGCCCTGCGTGGCCTGTTCAAGTTCAAGACCGGTCAGCGCGAGTCCATCTCGATCGACGAGGTCGAGTCGGCCGCCGAGATCGTCAAGCGGTTCTCGACCGGCGCGATGAGCTACGGCTCCATCTCGGCCGAGTCGCACGAGACCCTGGCGATCGCGATGAACCGTCTGGGCGCGCGCTCGAACTCCGGCGAGGGCGGCGAGAGCCCGGCCCGCTTCGAGGTCGAGGAGAACGGCGACTGGCGTCGTTCGGCGATCAAGCAGGTCGCGTCGGGTCGCTTCGGCGTCACCGCGCACTACCTGACCAACGCCACCGACATCCAGATCAAGATGGCCCAGGGCGCCAAGCCGGGCGAGGGCGGCCAGCTGCCCGCGCACAAGGTGTACCCGTGGGTCGCCGAGGTGCGGCACTCCACGCCGGGCGTCGGCCTGATCTCCCCGCCGCCGCACCACGACATCTACTCGATCGAGGACCTGGCGCAGCTGATCCACGACCTCAAGAACGCGAACCCGCAGGCGCGGATTCACGTGAAACTGGTCGCGGAGCCGGGTGTCGGCACCGTCGCCACCGGTGTGTCCAAGGCGCACGCCGACGTCGTGCTCATCTCGGGCCACGACGGCGGCACCGGCGCCTCGCCGCTGACCTCGCTCAAGCACGCGGGCGGCCCCTGGGAGCTCGGCCTGGCCGAGACCCAGCAGACCCTGCTGCTCAACGGCCTGCGCGACCGCATCGTGGTCCAGGTCGACGGTCAGATGAAGACCGGCCGCGACGTGATGATCGCCGCCCTGCTCGGCGCCGAGGAGTTCGGTTTCGCGACCGCTCCGCTGGTCGTCTCGGGCTGCATCATGATGCGCGTGTGCCACCTCGACACCTGCCCGGTGGGTATCGCCACCCAGAACCCGGTGCTGCGCGAGCGTTTCTCCGGCAAGCCGGAGTTCGTCGAGAACTTCATGCTGTTCATCGCCGAGGAGGTGCGTGAGCTGCTCGCCGAGCTGGGCTTCCGCACGCTCGACGAGGCCATCGGCCGGGTCGACCTGCTCGACACCAGCAAGGCCAAGCAGCACTTCAAGGCCGCCAAGCTGGACCTGTCGCCGATCCTGGACATGCCGGAGACGGCGTTCATGAACCAGGACACCCGCTGCACCGGCACCCAGGACCACGGTCTGGACAAGGCGCTGGACAACGAGCTGATCGCGCAGAGCGCCGACGCGCTCGAGCGGGGCCAGGCGGTCAAGATCGAAACCAAGATCACCAACGTGAACCGCACGGTCGGCACCATGCTCGGCCACGAGGTGACCAAGCTCTACGGTGGCGCGGGCCTGCCCGACAACACCATCGACATCACCTTCAACGGTTCGGCAGGCAACAGCTTCGGCGCGTTCGTCCCGGCTGGCATCACGCTGCGCGTGCAGGGTGACGCCAACGACTACGTCGGCAAGGGCCTGTCCGGTGGCCACATCGTGGTCCGCCCGTCGCTCACCGCGCCGGAGGGCTTCGTCGCCGAGGACAACATCATCGCGGGCAACGTGATCATGTTCGGCGCCACCAGCGGCCGGATCCTGATCAACGGTGTCGCCGGTGAGCGGTTCGCCGTCCGTAACTCCGGTGCGACCGCGGTCGTCGAGGGCGTGGGCGACCACGCGCT
It encodes the following:
- the gltB gene encoding glutamate synthase large subunit; protein product: MTQLPGHRSPGATGLYDPAFEHDACGVAFVADMHGRRSRDIVDKAITALLNLEHRGAAGAEPNSGDGAGILIQLPDKFFRAVVDFELPPVGSYASGIAFLPQSRREASRAAYGVEKIVVEEGLAVLGWREVPIEESSLGALARDAMPTFRQLFIGSPKNSAEQLSGLDLERRAYVIRKRIEHELGKSGSGEGSVGKESVYFPSLSGETFIYKGMFTTPQLRAFYLDLQDERVESAIGIVHSRFSTNTFPSWPLAHPFRRVAHNGEINTVTGNENWMRAREALLRSDVFGKDEAGKNRLQKIFPVCTPGASDTARFDEVLELLHLGGRDLHHAVMMMIPEAWERNENMDPQLRAFYEYHSMLMEPWDGPAAVCFSDGKKIGAVLDRNGLRPGRIWVTEDGLVVLASEVGVLDIDPSTVIQKIRLQPGKMFLVDTEQGRILTDAEIKGELAAAQPYQEWLDAGVSRLADLPDRPHVHMSHDRVLIRQQIFGYTTEDLNLLITPMAKTGGEALGSMGTDTPIAVLSNRSRLLFDYFSQLFAQVTNPPLDAIREKVVTSLKRNIGPEADLLHPGPESCKQIALEQPILDNDELSKLVHINDDGSHPGLRSVVVRGLYPVAEGGEGLRKALVAINTQVSAAIDGGARIIVLSDRESNEKLAPIPSLLLTSSVHHHLVRERTRTMVGLVVEAGDAREVHHMAMLVGFGAAAINPYMAFETIEDMLERGSLAIPGSTGDLAADYRKAVANYCTAASNGVLKVMSKMGISTLASYNGAQLYQVIGLAQDLVDEYFTGLRSPLGGIGLDEIAEEVAIRHRTAFLENRNERAHRELEVGGEYQWRREGEYHLFNPDTVFKLQHATRTGQYSIFKEYTKAVDDQSERLAALRGLFKFKTGQRESISIDEVESAAEIVKRFSTGAMSYGSISAESHETLAIAMNRLGARSNSGEGGESPARFEVEENGDWRRSAIKQVASGRFGVTAHYLTNATDIQIKMAQGAKPGEGGQLPAHKVYPWVAEVRHSTPGVGLISPPPHHDIYSIEDLAQLIHDLKNANPQARIHVKLVAEPGVGTVATGVSKAHADVVLISGHDGGTGASPLTSLKHAGGPWELGLAETQQTLLLNGLRDRIVVQVDGQMKTGRDVMIAALLGAEEFGFATAPLVVSGCIMMRVCHLDTCPVGIATQNPVLRERFSGKPEFVENFMLFIAEEVRELLAELGFRTLDEAIGRVDLLDTSKAKQHFKAAKLDLSPILDMPETAFMNQDTRCTGTQDHGLDKALDNELIAQSADALERGQAVKIETKITNVNRTVGTMLGHEVTKLYGGAGLPDNTIDITFNGSAGNSFGAFVPAGITLRVQGDANDYVGKGLSGGHIVVRPSLTAPEGFVAEDNIIAGNVIMFGATSGRILINGVAGERFAVRNSGATAVVEGVGDHALEYMTGGRVVILGGTGRNLGAGMSGGVAFVYDPEGTLPARVSPDQAEAIEQLSGDDFTWLRDIITTHRDETGSAVAERILSDWSQQVNHFVKVMPREYKKVLLAISEAEKSGKDVDEAIMEAARG